The genomic stretch CATTGAGATTTTTCCACTAATATGGAGAACagatttttagatgttttctatTAGCCCAGAATAAGAACATTTGCCTCTAATGTATGCAAAGATAATGCTACTACAGGCAACAGAGTACTAAGGCCACATGTGAGACTAACCCTAGCTAGGTGATTACTGAGCAGCAACAGCTGTAGTAATGACAGTATTCAATGCAGCACAACCAAATATAGAAAATCTTAATATACAACACAGCCAACAGAGGTAATGGTAGTTGCTGATGGCATGTTTTGCTGAAGGTGCAAAATATTTACAGTCTAATACTCAAAACACACAAGCTTTTTACTGGTTATCAAGAAATTAAGGTGAAAATTCAAATTAATTCAAATATCTTTTCatcatttatctttttataaTTTGGACTCATTAAATATAAAAGTTTTTAAGTGAAAAGTGATGCTAGTGGATGTCATTGTAATAATTAACGAGAGCAAACAGTTAATATGTTAAAGTACTGCATGAACAATAACGCATCACTTCTGTTTAATTTATATGACTGGAACACTTCTTGAGTGCATGTGGATGTCATGCTGATAAAGAACAAGGTTTTAAAGGTGCATTGTTATCTGTGGGGCCTGATTCAGGCAATGGGACTCAGCATTGTCTGGAACTGTCTGAGGTGAAGTGTAGTTGCTATTCACGGATTCCCTTCATTACTTCTGAGCAAACATCAACTACACACCTAGTTATCAGTCAACTATCAGACAAGGTTCTTTGAGAAGCAACCCTGGAGGTGGAAGCAGCAGAAATAATATGAATAAACAACACAGAATTTGAATAACGCATGATgacctttataaaaaaaaaaaggctcttaattttgtatttttttaaaataaaagatcaAAAAAACACATTGTTTCACCTGTACTGTCACCTGTACCCCTCAAGATAATTTGGGTTTCATTTGTCCAACATTTGAGGTTTCTACatacattgccaaaagtattcactcacccatccaaatcattgaattcaggtgatTCAATTAGTTCCATGACCACAGGTCTATAAGATCAAgcatctaggcatgcagactgcttctataaacatttgtgaaagaatgggtcgctctcaggtgctcagtgaattccactgtggtactgtgataggatgacacctgtgcaacaagtccagctgtgaaatttcctcactactaaaaaTTCCACAGGCAGCAGTTCTGTATTGGCtttggtattataacaaagtggaagcaattgggacagcaactcagccatgaagtggcagaCCACATAAAATCAGAGCAGGGTCAGCAAATGCTGAGGCGCATTGTGAGcggaggtcaccaactttctgcagtcactCGCTACAGATCTCCAAACTTCTCGTGGcattcagattagctcaagaacagtgtgcagacatcttcgtggaatgggtttccatggccgagtagctgcatccaagccttaatGCAATGCAAAGTGCCATattcagtggtgtaaagcacactgccactggactctagagaagtggagatgtgttctctggagtaaccaatcacgcttctccatctgacaagccaatggatgagtctgggtttggcagttacGAGGAGAACAATACTGACTGAaaattgtgccaagtgtaaagtttggtggagggggattatggtgtggggttgtttttcaggagttggtctcagtcccttagttccagtcaaaggaactcttgcttgctcatagggggtcgttttgactgttgagttttctctgtattattgtagggtctttacccacaatacaaagcacctcgaggcgactatttgttgtgatttggcgctatataaatagaatttaattgaattaatgcTTCAggataccaagatattttagacaattttcatgctcccaactctgtgggaaaagtttgtggatggccccttcctgttccttccaacatgactgtggaccagtgcacaaagcaggtccatcaAGACATGTATGattgagtttggtgtggaagaacttagTCAAAAATGACTATAAACACACTTCTAAACATTGTGGAAAGTCTCCCCAGAAGAATTTAAGCTGTTATAGGTGCCAAGGGTGGgacaacatcatattaaaccctatagattaagaatgggatgtcactcaagtttataTTCATGTgcaggcagacgagtgaatacatttggcaatatagtgtaaatgaaaaccatttatatttttatggatTTATGTTCAGGAAGTATTACATGCTTGTGTTTTTACACAAATTTTCCTATCACAGTCTAGGCTGCAAAGACCAGTGCTGTAAGATTATCCTTTAATTTTAAATAGGAATGGTACTGaacattattatatatttttaggctgcattttttaacattttgttgaTACCTAAAACTGCATGGAAGCACTGCTATGCTACAGAATTGCTAAGTTTTTGGATTTCAAGTGTTTAACGAATTAAGCACTACATCTTCTTTACCTTTATGCATAAAAGTGAAATACTACTAAACAGTTTCCTTTGCACTTATAAACAGTATTATAATTATTGCTTCATTTTCACATATTGTGTAATAGTAAACACAGTCCTGTCTACCAGCATGTTGTGTTTTAATGCTCAGACAATTCATATTCATATCATATGCAGAgtgaagctaactgcactccataagcacctggcagcacaaacgaaccagctgctagaggctaagacacacccagaatggctgaccaAAGGCCAAACAGTCCTGATctccaaggacccccagaagggaccggtCCAATCCAACtacctgcctcagcacaacatggaaactcctgtcaggcatcatagcagctaagatgaggaggcatgtggcacaatacatgagcgaggcccagCAAGGAATTGGCAGCGATAcaaggggagcaaaacaccagctacttgtagatagagcagtcactcgagactgaccaacctgtgcactgcctggataGATTACAGGAAAGCCTATGACTTGATGCTGCAGACAcagatcctggaatgcctagaactatataagatcaacaggaccctaagagtcttcatcaagaactcaatgggaatgtAGAGAACaccactagaggccaacttcaagcaaattgcacaagtcaccatcaagtgtgggatttaccaaggagatgctgtTCTACATAGGCcagaaccccctcagccagatcatcaacaagactggctacagataccgaCTACAAATGGAGCAACCATCAGCCatctcctctacatggatgacatcaagctgtattccaggagtgaacgagatatcaattcactgatccacaccgaAGGTCATTCGGattggagaagtgtagtcagacGGTAACAAATAATGGTAGTCAAAtaaaggtagtcagaactgatgagattgcactaccagagggtttgtgtgtgtgtatttatacacacacacacacacacacaaacacacacacacacacacacgcgcacagaTGTGAgtgcagagagcagtggagtcatggaaaaatgtgtcagcaatgatccactcagtgtaaAGCTCTCCATCGCAGTGACGGAGAGCTTAAATGCTactaatgtgggtgaaatgctGCATTTATGCGGACACACCTGacctgcagagtttaaacaaagcatcaaaGGAACCAATTTGtgtagaatatttaaaaaataaaagcaatctaATTATTTTAGTTATTCGAGGAACCGTTGCATCCctagtatacacacacatacacatatttatacgtataaacacacaatatacacacacagcctgTGTTTAGCTCATAGTTCAAAAATGAAAGCTGGATTACTTGATTAAAAAGAGCTTTCAATTTAATCCTGGAATTTCTAATTTCACTTTAATGTGTCCACAAATTGTGCACAGTGTAAAGATTgatgttttaaatgttaaatgactTTATTGGACCTTTAATTGTTAATCCCTTATTATTTTTAAGATATTGGGAAGAATATTGTCTATTTTTGTCAAAGGGAGACGTTCcagtgaaaaaatatttaataagcaaaaaaaactcccatctttttaaaagcaaaattatTAGGTctacactgttttttttaaaaatatcagtcGTACatatatactttttattttatgataCATAAAATACAATGGTAGCATTTGGTATTAGCAGAATTTCTGTGTTGAATACTGAAAATGTGGTCTGAGCTCTTATTTAAATCATAATTATGGACAAATCATGTTAACGCATTCTCCTTACATGTGAAAGATCCCTGGGTTGAGACTGGGGAAGACACAAATCCAGCCTCTGGGGGTCACCAGTTGTGTACCACTAGTACCAGTCCCAACCCCAGATAAATGGATAGGTTGCATCAAGAAATGGATGCAGCATAAAATTTGtctcaaatcaaacatgtggatccaTCCGCTGTGGCAACCCTTTGGAAAATATAGGAGCTGCAGAAAATACCTCAGTGACATAtcatcatggtttagggctgCTTTGCTAAATTAGGTCCTTGATAACCATCACTGAGGGAAAGATCACAATTTCACAGCCTAGTGTCAGGTTggaaatccattaaaaaaaaaaaaaaaaaatcttcatacaGTGACAACTGAAGGGCTGGATACAACATCTACGACACATTCCATTGGGGAGCATTTGTGAAAACTGAACGTCTTCAAGCATCTATTAAATGTACATAAGTGCCAGTAACATTTACAGTGGCTACTTTACTAAATTTCCACCACTAAATACCCTATTTGTGCACAACGGCCAGTAGCCCCCcctctatctatccatccatccatccatttacttccacttatccaatcaGGATTGCAGGGGACTGAAGCCTATCCTAGCTGGCTTTAGGCAAGAggcaggtacaccctggacaggtcaccttTCAGACAATCTAAAGTAGTCTGTAACAATAGCACCACAGATCCCAGCAAAGATAGCACAGTTAgaggctacattcacactgcagcctgaagtgacccaaatacGATTTTTTCTCCCTGGttgcgacctgtatccgatcttttcatgccagtccgaacaacacagatcggattttttcaaatgcgacccaggccacttggatatgcggtcctaaatccgataagtatccgatcttttcaaatgcgaccagagtatgtacggccaggtcgcattcatccgaccggcacgtcattgatactcgacaaacgtcactattctgcgtcacGTTACGCGGACGTGGGAAGGAAAACGCGTAACTTCCGCAAACATTGAGCgcgctcgctacatgtgacgttagcacgtcctctactgcgcatgcgggacactttcaggttcgtctgctgttcacacacagatcacatccaagtcgcatatatttggaaatgtgaatgaCCATgcaaaaaaatcggatttcacaaaaaatcggaattgggtcacttcaggctgcagtgtgaacgtagcctctGACAGAGGATTGATGGCATGTTAAACCATGGTTACTGTGTCAGTATTCTTGGCTATTTTTCTAATAGGGAATGCCATCCCAATTCACTCAAAATTCCAACTTATTGATGGACAAGTGTCCTATTCAGCAGTGGTCATTGGTAgtgatttttaattttccagCAGTTTCTGGTGTTATTGGTTTAGTGAGATTGTGTTGTGCTGAAATTTCGACCAGGCCACATTACAGGTAAACAATGCAGAAATCCTGGTAATTCCAAAAGATTTACAAACTTTCTGTATATAAATGCGTAACAGGTCATGGCTTAGAAATGCAAAATGAGCCATCATTCCCAGTCCTGAGTCCTTTAAGATGCACCAGTGTCCACAGAAATCTGTAGTCAGACTCTGAATTTATCAATGAAGTagattaataatgaaaaaatattttttttttatgtcaaaaagGTCTATGCAAGGTAGGTCAACAAGTGACTACAGCTATTTTAATGATAACTCAAGGAAATGCTGATTGTTTACATAGATAAATGACGTATCTTTGCTCTCTCACTAGGTAGGTGCTGAAGGTATTTCAGCAGCTAGCAGCCATACTGACCTGTTTGGTATACTTTGGTTTGGGGATTAACTCTGAAACTCAGTGAGAAAgaatttttttctgcaaaatttAGGTAACACGAAACCCTAAATTTAACTGTAAAATTGTAATACTGTTGCTCAGCAGTTCCAACTTTTTCCTATgtctataaaaatgtgaatgaacCACCACTTTATGGTTCAATCAAAAGCGCCACACCAATGTTTTAGCCTTTTAGCTTTCTACCAACTTCCTGATAAATAAATCTGAGAATAAATTATTCTCAAAATTTGAGATGTTTTCCCCCACCTTCCAAGAGACCACTGATTACCATAACTTCACAATATGTTGAAAATAAACTTGGTAAGCACTGAAAtgatagacagtataaaaggtgGACATAGCTACCCTCACCAGCTTGGTTTCAAAGACTGGACAAGAGGGGCAGATTTGACTGTGAAAAACAAGCCAATGAGCATATCACAAATAATTATCCATTTTGAAATATAGTATGGTCATGATTTACAAATCtgacttcattttttattcaaaatgaCCTAAAATGAGTAGCTGAGCACATAAactgagaaggaaagtttttacAGATGTGAAATCAGAGTGAGGTTTTTCCCCATTTCACTTCTATAGAACGGGAAGTCTTAGTGCAACAGCTATCACTATCTGttggtcacttaaaaaaaaaaaaaattgcaggtttaaggcacttccacactggcttcacttttcagacctgaaaGCTATGTCCATGTTTTATTTAGTCTGTGGCTGAAACTGGGGTTTGTGTGGCAactgtgtaaaaaataaattaaaaaaaaaaaagcgacaCAGGAACATGTGATCACAAATGGGTTACTAGACTCAAGCAAGTTCATTTCTACtctgattaaaatgtaattGCTGCCAGGAACAGTATTTTATACTTTGGAAAATGGCTCCTTAGAAATTacttttaacaaacaaaaatggatGGAAACATCCTAAAACTACAGATTGGTCCTTTAAAACCCTATCACATATAAAGATCATTAACAAAGACTAGCTGGCAACATCATAAAATTCAAAGTGCTATATCAAAAAACCCCACTGTATACACAATGTAAAAATTGCATATGAAAGTCAATCTATGCTAAAGCACTGGGCTTACGTAAAGCAAATGCCACTGCAATCAAATTACTCGACTTAGCAAATTTTCACATGGATAAAAACTAACTCCCAAAAGACTAAAGACTGTGTCAGCAGTCCATGTTCACGTTATGGGTTTATTACTGCAATGCATAGTGAATGGCTTCACTTAAATTTATTTCACTGTGAGTGAGTATGTGGCTGGAGGCTTTTGATTCACACAAATATAGTAACAAGCATGCATCATGTTCTTGCTCATCTAAAACAGATGAtggttttaaatttttatatatatatatatataaaaaattaaaagccaTCAACTTGCACAGGGCAAGTCTAGAAGACAATTTTCCCCATCTATATGTCATTAAAGAACAGTGGTggcatagaaaaaaacaaaaaagcttgtCATTAGACCTTGTTTTGAGGTGTGTATATGATGTTGTCAGTGCTGCTCATATGTCTCCTGCAGGGTTAGTGTGTGCTGATACTACATTAAATGGAGAGAAGTGCCTATATCTCTAAACATGGGTTACTGGCATCTCATGTGGGCATGCAGCTCTACACGTGTGTCATGGTGTATATGTCTGAATGACATGTGCCAGATGCATTACACACTGGGGTCATTGAAAAGCTTGGTGGAAGCGGGGCAGTGTGGTGGGTGTACTCAGGTTGGATATGAAGGAGGAGGGGAGCCCTTGAAGTGGACTCTCAGCAGCCTCTGGGCCTGTGGGAGCCTGAGGGGGCAGCTGGACTAGAGATGTGGGCTCTTCATTGGGTAGAAAAGTGACACCCTGCCCCCCACTGCCCCCTACTTGATTGTATGGAGGACCATTGAGTGGCAGGAAGTTGAAAAGTTGTGAAAAATCCATTAGCGAGGAAGCTGAGGCCAGAGAGTCTCCTGCGGTCGCTGCTACCGATgtggacattttggacagggacaCCTCCTCGTTCACTTCCTCCAGCACACCCACTTGAGGCATCAACTCAAGTTTGGAAGAGGAGAGTTGGGGTTCTTGGATTTCAGAGGCCGAGGATGGCATGCTGCTCTGAAGCTCCATCAGGTAGGTCTCCAGTTCTCCCTTAAGATTCTGCTCCCGCTCCTGTGAGGAGACGGTGTATGAGGTAAAGTTGGAGCCCAGTGGGTACTTTAAAGGAAGAGGATGTGCGGCGCTGGGGAAGGGTTCTCTGTCCAGGATGGGGCCTGTGTACATGTTGAGCTGGTGTGGTCTTGGCGACAGCATTCCGGGGAGCTCACCCTTTACACTCCCAGATGCCAAGTCGTAAACAACAGGCTCCAGCAAATCACCTGGCTCAGTTTTCACCCTCAGCAGCTCCCGAGCATGGCTCTTTTTCATGTGACGTGTTAGATGGTCCTTCCTTCCAAAGCGCTGGGCACAGTACTGACAAAGGAAGTCTTTGCGTCCGGTGTGCACTACCATGTGACGTCGCACATCTTTACGGGTGTAAAATCGCCGTTCGCAATGTTCACAACGATGTTTTTTCTCTTTGGTCCCGCCAGAGGACTTGCCAGCATGTGTTTTGAGGTGTTCCAGGAGAACCCCAGTGCTGGGGAATGGCTGCAGGCACACTTGGCAGGTAAGGTCTCCGCTGTTGGCAGCATGGAGGGCAAGGTGTCGTTTGAAACCCAGCTTGGTGTTGTAGCTCTTGCCACACTCTTGACAAGTGAATGCCTCCTTGTGTGGGTCATGAGTATGTAGGTGATTCTTTAAGTGATCCTTACGGTGGAACATTTTCTCACAGTATGTACACTTGTGGTTTTTTTCTGGCGAATGAGTTGCCATATGCCTTGGAACACAGACACATTCTATGAGCACTCACAATTGTTGCAATCATGTTTAAAGTAGGCATGctttacacataaacacaagAGCTGAAAACTAGTATTCAACACATTAATCAGACCACTACACAGCATTATTTTACCAAAAGTGCAAAGAGAAAGCAACATGTTGCAGCCTATTATGTACTGCTGCTTGTCTGTACCGTAGCAGCTTGTATTTGGAGACGAAAGCCTTGGTGCAGTCAGGGTGGGAGCAGCAGTAGGGTCTTTCTCCTGTGTGAGAGTATGAGTGCACCTTCAACTTCTCCAGACTGTTGAAAGCTTTCTGACACTCCTGACAAGGGAAATTCTTCTTCGGCTTCCCTTCTGCTCTCCTGCGCCTCCCCAGAGGTGGTGCAAGCTTGGCTTTCTCCAGGACTTGGTCACGGTGGCCCTGGGTTCCTGTGGCCATGGCACCCTAAGGCTGACCAGCTACATGGACAGGGGCACAGCGCCAGACTAGTACTGATGTGATTATTCTATCCAGTTTTATTTGCTCAACACTGCCTGGACGCAGGGGTCtgcgagagaaagagagagagagaacttcAGTATAAGATATGGTTTCAATATGACATGAGCTCAAATAATGACCTGCAGGGAAATTTGATTAACTGAACATACAAACAGAATAGAATAAATCCTGGATACTGGAAATTATAGTGAAATGTTAACCAGGTGACTATTAAGTACATTAAACACATTAATACATCCTGCGAAAGACTGGTGACCCACTGAGGATGCGCCCATTTCTCatcctatggcagctgggatagattCCAggcccctgtgaccctgaactggataagtgtgTCAATTTTGGAGCTAGGGCTTCTTTATTGGTCAGCACATTCTCAGTCCATGGCAATATAAAACTGGCTTCACTGGACTGGTGTTACAGCCATTTCCGGTTCATTGGTGGCATTGGTGCTTCCTGGGCTGTTCCTggacatcctaaccaatttccctCTCACCTGAGGGTGGCAATTtctgtcttcttccagaccttggcaaagtggtgacacatccaaataTTATactatacaaatatatatactaTACAATTGATGATCtaggaatctgcagttgtttagaaatggctccactGGGCCCAACTTcacaacttgtgtaaatcttcTCCTTCATCgagcttcactgagttccttggactttcccattgtttaGGTCAATATAATCCTTTTCTTGCTGGCAATGAGAAACTGCCAGTTGTAGCCATGATCACTAGCATGAAGTTAATAGGCCTTAACTTCATGCTAGTTAAAAGATATTGTAGAACCTTCAACACCCCTTATTGAAAGAGttaagtgagtgtatgtgaGCGTGTATACATAATTTTTACCCTGTATGGATTCGAGGAAATCCAAAAcatattcaaacttgtgcactcaattcttgtttttttaaagccattaaaGATATATGCTGTAAAACCAGTCCACCcttgaaaaagaacagttcaaagaaatcattaaaaaccccAGATTACCATGACATTAATGCCCATGATAACTTCTCACCAcaaaaaatcccccaaaatcTAAACaccttttaatcagagtatagcaccAAGTCAGAAGAGGTTGTTAATCCGTttgagctgctttggtgttaatgacatTATCTACAGGTGCACTACAATGAGACaatccccaaaacaggaatggttctacaggtggaggtcactgacattttccctcctcatcttttctgagtGTTTTGCCTCATGCAAAACACTCAGAAAAGATGTGCCTGCGTgtttgtttacacacacacacacacacacacacacacacacacacacacacacacacacacacacacacacacacacaatatgcatGCATAACAAACAGCATCTTACCACAAACATTGTAAAGCATCATTTACATTTCTAGGCTGCGAATTGCACTGAAGCGGTTCACAGCGGAAGTTGAAGCgtcaggtatgagaattagggcctccaagtctgaggccatggtcctcagcaggAAAAGGGTGCTGTGCCCACTCCATGTCAAGAAAGAATTgatgccccaagtggaggagtttaagtaacTTGAGGTCATAAGTGGGGATCGAGgagagcgggagattgacagacaagCTGCACTGGTCCACTGTGgcgaagagagagctgagcgtaaaagcgaagtTGTCAATCTACAtcacctgtggtcacgagctttgggtagtgaccaaaagaacaagatcatggataaaagtgacaaaaacaagCTTTCTCCGAAGGGTTCCTTCAGCTTCCTTtggagatagggtgaagagtgcagtcatttgagaggggctcagagtagagccgctactcctccacatcgaaaggggGCATTTgaagtggttcaggcatctgactagtatgcctcctgggcacgaggtgttccaggcatgtcctacaggTAGGAGATCCCAGGGTGGACCCAGGACACgctagagagattatatctctcagctggcctagAAATGCCTTGGTGTTCCCTTGGGTAAGTTGGAggaggtga from Archocentrus centrarchus isolate MPI-CPG fArcCen1 chromosome 20, fArcCen1, whole genome shotgun sequence encodes the following:
- the plag1 gene encoding zinc finger protein PLAG1; its protein translation is MATGTQGHRDQVLEKAKLAPPLGRRRRAEGKPKKNFPCQECQKAFNSLEKLKVHSYSHTGERPYCCSHPDCTKAFVSKYKLLRHMATHSPEKNHKCTYCEKMFHRKDHLKNHLHTHDPHKEAFTCQECGKSYNTKLGFKRHLALHAANSGDLTCQVCLQPFPSTGVLLEHLKTHAGKSSGGTKEKKHRCEHCERRFYTRKDVRRHMVVHTGRKDFLCQYCAQRFGRKDHLTRHMKKSHARELLRVKTEPGDLLEPVVYDLASGSVKGELPGMLSPRPHQLNMYTGPILDREPFPSAAHPLPLKYPLGSNFTSYTVSSQEREQNLKGELETYLMELQSSMPSSASEIQEPQLSSSKLELMPQVGVLEEVNEEVSLSKMSTSVAATAGDSLASASSLMDFSQLFNFLPLNGPPYNQVGGSGGQGVTFLPNEEPTSLVQLPPQAPTGPEAAESPLQGLPSSFISNLSTPTTLPRFHQAFQ